One stretch of Bos indicus x Bos taurus breed Angus x Brahman F1 hybrid chromosome 22, Bos_hybrid_MaternalHap_v2.0, whole genome shotgun sequence DNA includes these proteins:
- the ASB14 gene encoding ankyrin repeat and SOCS box protein 14 isoform X1, whose protein sequence is MDNYTSDEDIDDDFDTQLIIQQSLQDIHKPGTGQQSPEDESFLSAYYKKIVETIETGKEDVLSQLTKYHSAFDEADEIGWLPLHKAAVQLNKNILEITLKASKLSVWEQTTHNGETPLFLAVSNCLLENVSFLLLNGCNPNTKNVEGNSPLLTAVLQDSYDMASLLISHGANVNLLCSNKRTALHEAAKLGRRDIVALLLASGAYPDPQSSYGFTPLALAAQSGHTEIMELLLQKGANALGQASDSSSILLEAASGGNPDSVTLLLEYGADANVPKNSGHLPIHVAADRGHLLALKTLVPVTDFAAIKRSGISPIHCAAAGAHPKCLELLIQAGFDVNFMLDQRIRKHYDDHRKSALYFAVSNGDLSSVKLLLSAGAMPNQDPVNCLQIALRMGNYELVSLLLRHGANVNYFCRVNPLHFPSALQYTLKDEVMLRMLLNYGYDTELCFDCPHGDKVHRFSASEGWTSTVIKDTMFCEVITLSWLQHLSGKVVRVMLDYVDQVRICSKLKAVLQKQGLWSEIHFILTNPRSLKHLCRLKIRKCMGRLRLRCPVFMSFLPLPSRLKAYVLYKEYDLYEQGIFTGTW, encoded by the exons ATGGATAATTACACCAGTGATGAAGACATTGATGATGACTTTGACACCCAGCTCATCATTCAACAGAGTTTACAGGATATTCACAAGCCAGGAACTGGACAGCAGTCACCTGAGGATGAGAG cTTTCTGAGTGCTTACTATAAGAAGATAGTTGAAACAATAGAGACAG GTAAGGAAGATGTATTGTCACAGTTGACCAAGTACCATTCAGCTTTTGATGAAGCAGATGAGATAGGCTGGCTTCCTCTCCATAAGGCTGCAGTACAATTAAATAAGAACATTTTGGAAATCACCCTGAAAG CCTCAAAACTCAGTGTATGGGAGCAAACCACCCACAATGGTGAGACGCCACTGTTTTTGGCTGTCAGCAATTGCCTCTTAGAAAACGTTAGTTTTCTCCTTCtcaatggctgcaatccaaataCCAAGAATGTCGAAGGCAATTCACCTCTTCTTACAG CTGTTCTACAGGACTCCTACGATATGGCCTCCTTGCTGATCAGCCATGGAGCCAATGTCAATCTTTTGTGTTCCAACAAGAGGACAGCACTCCACGAAGCAGCCAAGCTGGGCAGACGGGACATAGTGGCACTCCTGCTGGCTTCCGGGGCATACCCTGACCCACAGAGCTCCTACGGATTCACTCCTCTTGCTCTTGCTGCCCAAAGTGGACACACTGAAATCATGGAACTCTTACTGCAGAAAG GAGCTAATGCTCTTGGTCAGGCCTCTGACTCTTCTTCCATCTTACTTGAAGCTGCTAGCGGAGGAAATCCAGACTCTGTGACTCTCTTGCTAGAGTATGGAGCTGATGCCAACGTCCCTAAGAATTCAGGTCACCTGCCCATTCATGTAGCAGCTGACAGAGGTCACTTGTT AGCTCTGAAGACTTTGGTTCCCGTTACTGATTTTGCTGCCATTAAGCGGAGTGGCATCAGTCCAATTCACTGTGCAGCAGCAGGAGCACACCCCAAATGCCTGGAACTTCTCATCCAGGCGGGATTTGATGTGAATTTCATGCTCGATCAGAGAATCCGCAAACACTACGATGACCACAGGAAGTCGGCTCTGTATTTCGCTGTATCAAATGGTGACCTCTCTTCAGTTAAGCTGCTTCTGAGTGCTGGAGCTATGCCTAATCAAGACCCAGTTAACTGCCTCCAGATAGCCCTCAGGATGGGCAACTACGAGCTGGTAAGTCTGCTGCTACGGCACGGGGCGAACGTTAATTACTTCTGCAGAGTCAACCCTTTACATTTCCCATCGGCACTGCAATACACACTGAAAGACGAAGTCATGCTCAGGATGCTGCTGAATTATGGGTATGACACAGAGCTATGCTTTGATTGTCCTCATGGAGACAAAGTTCATCGTTTCTCTGCTTCTGAAGGCTGGACATCTACAGTTATCAAAGATACAATG TTCTGTGAAGTAATAACTTTGTCGTGGCTGCAGCATCTCTCTGGGAAGGTTGTTCGAGTGATGCTTGATTATGTTGACCAAGTTAGGATCTGTTCAAAGTTGAAAGCTGTGCTCCAAAAACAGGGCCTCTGGTCAGAAATCCATTTTATCTTGA CAAACCCTCGCTCTCTTAAACATTTGTGCCGCCTCAAGATCCGGAAGTGTATGGGGCGTTTGCGTCTGCGCTGCCCCGTCTTCATGTCGTTTCTTCCACTACCCAGTCGTCTAAAGGCATATGTACTTTACAAAGAATACGACCTTTATGAACAAGGAATTTTCACAGGAACCTGGTAA
- the ASB14 gene encoding ankyrin repeat and SOCS box protein 14 isoform X2 yields MKTLMMTLTPSSSFNRVYRIFTSQELDSSHLRMRAVLQDSYDMASLLISHGANVNLLCSNKRTALHEAAKLGRRDIVALLLASGAYPDPQSSYGFTPLALAAQSGHTEIMELLLQKGANALGQASDSSSILLEAASGGNPDSVTLLLEYGADANVPKNSGHLPIHVAADRGHLLALKTLVPVTDFAAIKRSGISPIHCAAAGAHPKCLELLIQAGFDVNFMLDQRIRKHYDDHRKSALYFAVSNGDLSSVKLLLSAGAMPNQDPVNCLQIALRMGNYELVSLLLRHGANVNYFCRVNPLHFPSALQYTLKDEVMLRMLLNYGYDTELCFDCPHGDKVHRFSASEGWTSTVIKDTMFCEVITLSWLQHLSGKVVRVMLDYVDQVRICSKLKAVLQKQGLWSEIHFILTNPRSLKHLCRLKIRKCMGRLRLRCPVFMSFLPLPSRLKAYVLYKEYDLYEQGIFTGTW; encoded by the exons ATGAAGACATTGATGATGACTTTGACACCCAGCTCATCATTCAACAGAGTTTACAGGATATTCACAAGCCAGGAACTGGACAGCAGTCACCTGAGGATGAGAG CTGTTCTACAGGACTCCTACGATATGGCCTCCTTGCTGATCAGCCATGGAGCCAATGTCAATCTTTTGTGTTCCAACAAGAGGACAGCACTCCACGAAGCAGCCAAGCTGGGCAGACGGGACATAGTGGCACTCCTGCTGGCTTCCGGGGCATACCCTGACCCACAGAGCTCCTACGGATTCACTCCTCTTGCTCTTGCTGCCCAAAGTGGACACACTGAAATCATGGAACTCTTACTGCAGAAAG GAGCTAATGCTCTTGGTCAGGCCTCTGACTCTTCTTCCATCTTACTTGAAGCTGCTAGCGGAGGAAATCCAGACTCTGTGACTCTCTTGCTAGAGTATGGAGCTGATGCCAACGTCCCTAAGAATTCAGGTCACCTGCCCATTCATGTAGCAGCTGACAGAGGTCACTTGTT AGCTCTGAAGACTTTGGTTCCCGTTACTGATTTTGCTGCCATTAAGCGGAGTGGCATCAGTCCAATTCACTGTGCAGCAGCAGGAGCACACCCCAAATGCCTGGAACTTCTCATCCAGGCGGGATTTGATGTGAATTTCATGCTCGATCAGAGAATCCGCAAACACTACGATGACCACAGGAAGTCGGCTCTGTATTTCGCTGTATCAAATGGTGACCTCTCTTCAGTTAAGCTGCTTCTGAGTGCTGGAGCTATGCCTAATCAAGACCCAGTTAACTGCCTCCAGATAGCCCTCAGGATGGGCAACTACGAGCTGGTAAGTCTGCTGCTACGGCACGGGGCGAACGTTAATTACTTCTGCAGAGTCAACCCTTTACATTTCCCATCGGCACTGCAATACACACTGAAAGACGAAGTCATGCTCAGGATGCTGCTGAATTATGGGTATGACACAGAGCTATGCTTTGATTGTCCTCATGGAGACAAAGTTCATCGTTTCTCTGCTTCTGAAGGCTGGACATCTACAGTTATCAAAGATACAATG TTCTGTGAAGTAATAACTTTGTCGTGGCTGCAGCATCTCTCTGGGAAGGTTGTTCGAGTGATGCTTGATTATGTTGACCAAGTTAGGATCTGTTCAAAGTTGAAAGCTGTGCTCCAAAAACAGGGCCTCTGGTCAGAAATCCATTTTATCTTGA CAAACCCTCGCTCTCTTAAACATTTGTGCCGCCTCAAGATCCGGAAGTGTATGGGGCGTTTGCGTCTGCGCTGCCCCGTCTTCATGTCGTTTCTTCCACTACCCAGTCGTCTAAAGGCATATGTACTTTACAAAGAATACGACCTTTATGAACAAGGAATTTTCACAGGAACCTGGTAA